From Terriglobales bacterium, one genomic window encodes:
- a CDS encoding class I SAM-dependent DNA methyltransferase — protein sequence MSVRNLVKSIQDIMRQDVGVDGDAQRISQLCWMFFLKIIDDQDQELEVMQDGYRSPIPKKYQWRAWAADPEGITGDKLLAFVNDELFSSLKDLSLAGKGGRARVVRDVFEDAYNYMKSGQLMRQVINKINGIDFNNLAERQHFGDIYEQILNDLQSAGNAGEYYTPRAVTAFMADRIDPKPGEILLDPACGTGGFLTCAINHMRKKYVKKPKDEQKMQQALRAVEKKQLPHMLCTTNMLLHGIDDPSFVRHDNTLARPYISYSQADRVDIVLTNPPFGGREEDGIESNFPKQFQTKETADLFLALIVRLLRPGGRAAVVLPDGTLFGEGVKTRLKEHLLEECNLHTIVRLPNSVFKPYASIGTNLLFFEKGLPTKEIWYYEHQIPDGQKSYSMTKPIRFEHFDPCLAWWEKRDESEVAWKLSIEDVKAKGYNLDFKNPHVTEEDHGDPAELLLKLEHSEQETGKLRDALKNILQEALLR from the coding sequence ATGTCTGTTCGCAATCTTGTTAAATCCATTCAGGACATCATGCGCCAGGACGTTGGCGTGGATGGCGACGCACAGCGGATATCCCAACTGTGTTGGATGTTCTTCCTGAAAATCATCGACGATCAGGACCAGGAACTTGAGGTCATGCAGGATGGTTATCGCTCGCCGATCCCGAAGAAGTATCAATGGCGAGCATGGGCGGCCGACCCAGAAGGAATCACCGGCGACAAGCTGCTCGCGTTCGTGAACGACGAACTGTTCTCCTCATTGAAGGACTTGAGTTTGGCGGGCAAGGGCGGCCGAGCGCGAGTCGTTCGCGACGTATTCGAGGACGCCTACAACTATATGAAGTCGGGACAGTTGATGCGGCAAGTGATCAACAAGATCAACGGCATCGACTTCAACAATCTGGCGGAGCGGCAGCACTTCGGCGACATCTACGAACAGATCCTGAACGATCTCCAGAGCGCCGGCAATGCCGGCGAATATTACACGCCGCGCGCAGTCACGGCTTTCATGGCTGACCGCATTGATCCCAAACCAGGCGAGATACTGTTGGATCCCGCGTGCGGCACTGGAGGCTTTCTTACCTGCGCAATCAATCACATGCGTAAGAAGTACGTGAAGAAGCCGAAAGACGAGCAGAAGATGCAGCAGGCGCTGCGGGCCGTCGAGAAGAAGCAATTACCGCACATGCTCTGCACCACGAATATGTTACTGCACGGGATCGACGATCCGTCTTTCGTTCGCCACGACAATACCCTCGCAAGACCGTACATCAGTTACAGCCAAGCTGACCGGGTGGACATCGTTCTGACAAACCCACCATTCGGGGGTCGCGAAGAAGACGGAATTGAAAGCAACTTCCCCAAGCAGTTCCAGACGAAAGAGACCGCGGACCTTTTCTTGGCCCTTATCGTCCGGCTCTTGAGACCGGGCGGTCGAGCGGCAGTGGTTCTCCCCGATGGCACGTTGTTTGGCGAAGGTGTGAAGACTCGCTTGAAGGAACACCTGCTGGAGGAATGCAACCTCCATACAATTGTGCGGTTGCCAAACAGTGTCTTCAAGCCGTACGCCAGCATCGGAACCAATCTGCTGTTCTTCGAGAAGGGATTGCCGACGAAAGAGATCTGGTACTACGAGCACCAGATTCCGGATGGTCAGAAGTCATACTCGATGACGAAACCAATCCGATTCGAGCACTTCGATCCGTGTCTCGCCTGGTGGGAAAAACGGGATGAGAGCGAAGTCGCATGGAAGCTTTCCATAGAAGACGTAAAAGCAAAGGGCTACAACCTCGATTTCAAGAACCCGCACGTTACCGAGGAGGATCATGGTGACCCCGCCGAACTGCTGTTAAAACTGGAACACAGTGAGCAGGAAACGGGCAAGTTGCGCGATGCGCTGAAGAATATTCTTCAAGAGGCATTGCTTCGATGA
- a CDS encoding DEAD/DEAH box helicase family protein has translation MNKKFLTERDICTQFITPAVVNAGWDLQSQVREQVYFTKGRIIVRGKMVSRGKRNFADYLLYYRPNVPIALIEAKDNNHPLAGGMQQGLGYAEILDVPFVFSSNGDGFIFHDRTGITTPKESEIALDAFPSPQTLWSKYRAWKELTSNDEQVVLQNYFDDGSGKEPRYYQRVAINRVIEAISKGQNRILLVMATGTGKTYTAFQIIWRLWKADKKKRILFLADRNVLVDQTMVNDFRPFGAAMAKLSTNSKTIERDDGSKIQLKTAVDKKQRRIDTSYEIYLALYQAITGPDESQKLYKELSRDFFDLIVVDECHRGSAAEDSAWREILEYFSSATQIGMTATPKETEYASNIEYFGDPIYIYSLKQGISDGFLAPYKVIKVHIDKDIEGYRPTPGETDKYEQLVEDRLYNQKDFDRKLVIDERTKLVAKRITEFLAESGDPYQKTIVFCVDTEHAARMRQALINENQELVQQNSRYVMRLTGDDTEGTEQLDNFIDPETPYPVIVTTSRLLSTGVDVQTCRVIALDREVGSMTEFKQILGRGTRVHEDTKKYFFTLIDFRKATNHFADPDFDGDPVQVYQPKPDGPMEAPEDFGPDEQDTDQETKEDERVIIDVLPPNTDEPDGPPKKYYLKNGKQVSILAERVEYLDEHGKLVTESLRDFSKRTLRSKFASLDDFLSNWKAADRKQAIIDELANEGLLLAPLADEVGKDLDPFDLICHVAFDQPPLTRRQRAENVRKKDVFSKHGPQARAVLEALLQKYQDQGVTELDDPRILKVSPFDTMGTPLELLKSFGGRDAFGAAVHEIQSLLYEVAA, from the coding sequence TTGAACAAGAAGTTCCTCACAGAACGGGACATCTGCACGCAGTTCATAACCCCAGCCGTTGTGAATGCGGGATGGGATCTTCAGTCTCAAGTCCGCGAGCAGGTGTATTTCACGAAGGGTCGAATCATCGTCCGTGGCAAGATGGTCAGCCGTGGGAAGCGGAACTTCGCTGATTACCTGCTGTATTATAGGCCGAACGTTCCCATCGCGCTGATCGAGGCGAAGGACAACAACCACCCCCTAGCTGGAGGTATGCAGCAGGGTCTCGGATATGCCGAGATCCTCGACGTTCCCTTCGTTTTCTCGTCGAACGGCGACGGCTTTATCTTCCACGATCGCACCGGAATAACGACTCCGAAAGAGTCGGAAATCGCCCTCGACGCCTTCCCTTCACCACAGACCCTCTGGTCCAAGTATCGAGCCTGGAAAGAGTTGACCTCAAATGACGAACAGGTCGTCCTGCAGAACTACTTCGATGACGGCAGCGGAAAGGAACCGCGTTATTACCAGCGAGTTGCAATCAATCGCGTCATCGAAGCGATCTCAAAGGGGCAAAACCGCATTCTGTTGGTAATGGCTACTGGCACGGGAAAGACGTACACAGCGTTCCAGATCATCTGGCGTCTATGGAAGGCTGACAAGAAGAAGCGGATCCTATTCCTCGCGGATCGGAACGTGCTTGTCGATCAGACCATGGTCAATGATTTCCGTCCGTTCGGCGCGGCCATGGCAAAGCTCAGTACGAACTCAAAGACGATCGAGCGCGACGACGGAAGCAAGATCCAACTGAAGACGGCAGTGGACAAGAAGCAGCGCCGGATCGATACCTCGTACGAGATATACCTCGCGCTCTATCAAGCTATCACCGGCCCTGACGAAAGCCAAAAGCTGTACAAGGAACTTTCTAGAGATTTCTTTGATTTGATCGTCGTCGATGAGTGCCATCGCGGCAGTGCGGCGGAAGATTCCGCATGGCGAGAGATCCTGGAGTATTTCTCATCGGCAACACAGATCGGCATGACCGCTACACCTAAGGAAACCGAATACGCCTCGAATATCGAGTACTTCGGGGATCCGATCTATATTTACTCTCTCAAACAGGGCATCAGCGACGGCTTCCTCGCTCCGTACAAGGTGATCAAAGTCCACATCGACAAGGACATCGAAGGCTACCGTCCAACACCCGGAGAGACGGACAAGTATGAGCAACTGGTTGAAGACCGTCTGTACAACCAAAAGGACTTCGATCGTAAGCTCGTCATTGACGAACGTACGAAACTCGTCGCGAAGAGGATCACAGAATTCCTGGCCGAGAGCGGTGACCCCTACCAGAAGACAATCGTCTTCTGTGTGGACACGGAACATGCCGCACGTATGCGGCAGGCGTTGATCAATGAGAACCAGGAACTCGTTCAGCAGAACAGCCGGTACGTGATGAGGTTAACCGGCGACGACACGGAGGGAACGGAGCAGCTCGACAACTTCATCGATCCTGAAACTCCTTACCCAGTAATCGTAACGACGTCGCGCCTGCTTTCGACGGGCGTCGATGTGCAGACGTGCCGAGTCATCGCTTTAGATCGCGAAGTCGGATCAATGACTGAATTTAAGCAGATCCTCGGCCGCGGAACTCGAGTCCACGAAGATACGAAGAAGTACTTTTTCACTCTGATCGACTTCCGTAAGGCTACAAATCACTTCGCGGATCCTGACTTCGATGGTGATCCCGTTCAGGTTTATCAACCCAAGCCAGACGGACCGATGGAGGCACCTGAGGACTTCGGCCCCGACGAGCAGGACACCGACCAGGAAACGAAGGAAGACGAGCGGGTCATCATTGATGTGTTGCCTCCGAACACCGATGAACCAGATGGGCCGCCGAAGAAGTATTACCTGAAGAATGGTAAGCAGGTGTCCATCCTCGCAGAGCGGGTCGAGTATTTGGATGAACACGGCAAGCTCGTAACTGAGAGCTTGCGTGATTTCTCGAAGCGGACGCTACGAAGCAAATTCGCGAGCCTGGATGACTTCCTCTCCAATTGGAAAGCGGCGGACCGGAAGCAAGCCATCATCGACGAATTGGCTAACGAGGGTCTATTGCTTGCGCCTCTAGCGGATGAAGTTGGGAAGGATCTGGATCCGTTCGATCTCATTTGCCATGTGGCGTTCGACCAGCCGCCGCTCACTCGGCGCCAGCGCGCGGAGAATGTCCGGAAGAAGGACGTGTTCAGCAAGCATGGCCCGCAGGCGCGGGCGGTGCTGGAGGCGTTGCTCCAGAAGTACCAGGATCAAGGTGTAACCGAACTCGACGATCCCCGTATCCTGAAGGTCTCCCCGTTCGATACCATGGGAACGCCATTGGAGCTTTTGAAAAGTTTTGGTGGACGCGACGCCTTCGGGGCTGCAGTCCATGAAATTCAATCCTTGCTGTACGAAGTAGCGGCCTAA